In the Aromatoleum bremense genome, one interval contains:
- a CDS encoding DUF3320 domain-containing protein, protein MSHAEIKKKLASSRKDLLDIGLRNTMINFRSGPRSLAIVDERSEQILQLLYRQNKAMTFVPAPEKGTKGGKETGNSIVRTDSAQDTAAGSGEDREEVDAPAQDAATIALVEELDGADWPDEDVAGGDIARQHTDTKLQTILSEERLFLSLLKIHTEAQTFIQEQGVNILFLALGFLHWYEAESSDKLRKAPLLLVPVELSRTGTRDVFRLRYSDDDLIQNLSLAAKLKTDFALDLPQYMADANADASEMPGTESFYEAVSGCVSKQPRWKVVPDEIHLGFFSFGKFLMFNDLDEAVWPEDKRPSEHPVLGRLLGEGFSNEAAFVAEDTHLDTIIEPGEVRFVRDADSSQTMAILEAREGRNLVIQGPPGTGKSQTITNIIAELLASSKKVLFVAEKMAALEVVKRRLDECHLGDAVLELHSHKATKQSVVRELERTLQQGRPLAADGTDDLAALKEVRNELNAYCEAVNTAIGASTIPFITALGHYLRIKRKHESLPVWSFEPMKAWSQRDHTRIREKVAELAHHLRENGRPSLNTFYGTACTTFSPVEQTRVTEELKHAITVLSRLLESAGQLAAHLGLERPATLQDVDVICRTARRAAEAPPLIGVRLDSAVWQTGPESIRALVAAGRMMASARSAHDGMLIEQAWEQDLLTERQHLAQLGEKWWRVFSGAYRRARARLQGLCKKPLPKDNASTLALVDGILGYQLSRRTYDQHLALGEALFGAQWMGERSDWDVLGRSSEWVIGLHDDMGKGQLPAGIVGFLAGHPDAGSLGTSIGAIHAAASDLRARVTTIIDLLGFARNRPASTLLDSPCAELREQLSTWLEAVPTIYETIRFNALHDELAALGLPEVAQAAADWERDADDLVHAFDYSWYAGLVAQAYGASPALARFDRIKQAHLIDRFRHLDQLSLGHAQAGLAKRIWEIQPRLSDPGEMAVVRNEANKKRRLMPIRQLMEQAGRAVQAIKPVFMMSPMSIASFLPPGKVEFDVVIFDEASQVKAVDAFGALLRGRQAIVVGDTRQMPPTDFFGRDVEVDEEDNVTADIESVLSLFRARGAQERYLSWHYRSRHESLIAVSNVEFYERRLTIFPSSGTNALATGLEMVCLPHALYDRGRTRTNREEARAVAQAVMDHATTHPGLSLGVVAFSVAQRDLIQVELELLRRKSPGPERFFTEAHPTEPFFVKNLENVQGDERDRIFISIGYGRNESGRIAKEFGPLNREGGERRLNVLISRAKMGMTVFSNFRGEELDLDETASHGVRALKHFLKYAETRVLDIPRETGRTPDSPFELEVMSALQARGYRIEPQVGTAGYFIDMAVKDPELPGRYVLAIECDGAAYHSSRSARDRDRLRQGVLEGLGWIFHRIWSTDWFRDPGRELDRAVAAIEAARALRKAARPVQPAIKPVNAPLIERAQPDEETTSPSVATYRKAVLPPWKGAQAIHEVAVPQLADLIQKVAAIEAPVHEAEVTRRLMEAFGVSRAGSRITQAVSRAVEHGVRSGLFNYAGGFLHTQPRGEVQARSRSTLAPAERRIEWVSPEELDVALLQAIQAGFSMDRDAAITSALEALGFGRASANIAGALGEQLDTLLATGRIRLVDDRYAVA, encoded by the coding sequence ATGTCGCACGCAGAGATTAAAAAGAAGCTTGCCAGCAGTCGAAAGGACCTCCTCGACATAGGGCTGCGCAACACGATGATCAACTTCCGCAGCGGCCCCAGGAGCCTGGCGATCGTCGATGAGCGCTCCGAGCAGATCCTTCAGCTCCTGTACCGGCAGAACAAGGCCATGACGTTCGTGCCCGCGCCCGAGAAAGGAACGAAGGGCGGAAAAGAGACCGGGAACAGCATCGTCAGGACAGACTCCGCTCAGGACACGGCCGCGGGGTCGGGTGAAGACCGCGAGGAAGTCGATGCCCCGGCCCAGGACGCGGCGACGATTGCCCTCGTCGAAGAACTCGACGGCGCCGATTGGCCGGATGAGGACGTCGCCGGCGGCGACATCGCCAGGCAGCACACGGACACCAAGCTGCAGACGATTCTCTCCGAGGAGCGACTATTCCTCAGCCTGCTGAAAATTCACACCGAAGCGCAGACCTTCATCCAGGAGCAAGGGGTAAACATCCTTTTTCTTGCCCTGGGCTTCCTACATTGGTACGAGGCGGAATCCTCCGACAAGCTTCGCAAGGCGCCGTTGCTGCTCGTGCCCGTCGAGCTGTCCCGCACGGGCACCCGGGATGTCTTCCGGCTGCGCTACAGCGACGACGACCTCATCCAGAACCTGTCGCTTGCGGCGAAGCTCAAGACGGACTTTGCGCTCGATCTGCCGCAGTACATGGCCGATGCGAACGCCGACGCATCCGAGATGCCGGGCACCGAATCGTTCTATGAGGCCGTTTCCGGGTGCGTTTCGAAGCAGCCGCGCTGGAAAGTGGTACCCGATGAAATCCACCTCGGGTTTTTCTCGTTCGGCAAATTCCTGATGTTCAACGACCTCGACGAGGCAGTCTGGCCCGAGGACAAGCGCCCCAGCGAACATCCGGTTCTTGGGCGCCTGCTGGGCGAAGGCTTTTCGAACGAGGCTGCTTTCGTCGCCGAGGACACGCACCTCGATACGATCATCGAGCCGGGCGAGGTGCGCTTCGTGCGCGATGCCGACAGCAGCCAGACGATGGCGATCCTCGAGGCACGGGAAGGCCGCAACCTGGTGATCCAGGGGCCGCCGGGCACGGGGAAATCCCAGACCATCACGAACATCATCGCGGAGCTGTTGGCCAGCAGCAAAAAAGTGCTCTTCGTCGCCGAGAAGATGGCGGCGCTCGAAGTGGTCAAGCGCCGCCTCGACGAGTGTCATCTGGGCGACGCGGTGCTCGAACTGCACAGCCACAAGGCGACCAAGCAATCGGTGGTTCGAGAGCTCGAGCGCACCTTGCAGCAAGGTCGCCCGCTGGCCGCCGACGGCACGGACGACCTGGCCGCGCTCAAGGAAGTCCGCAACGAGCTGAATGCCTACTGCGAGGCAGTCAATACGGCCATCGGCGCGAGCACCATCCCCTTCATCACCGCACTGGGCCATTATTTGCGCATCAAGCGCAAGCATGAGAGCTTGCCGGTATGGTCATTCGAGCCGATGAAGGCATGGTCCCAGCGGGACCATACCCGCATCCGCGAGAAGGTCGCGGAATTGGCGCATCACCTGCGGGAAAACGGCCGGCCGTCGCTCAATACGTTCTACGGGACGGCGTGCACGACGTTCTCTCCCGTCGAGCAGACGCGTGTCACGGAGGAGCTGAAGCACGCCATCACGGTGCTGTCACGCCTGTTGGAGTCGGCCGGGCAACTGGCCGCCCACCTCGGCCTCGAACGCCCGGCGACGCTCCAGGATGTCGACGTGATCTGCCGCACGGCCCGGCGCGCGGCCGAAGCGCCCCCGCTCATCGGCGTACGGCTGGATAGCGCAGTCTGGCAGACCGGGCCCGAATCCATCCGGGCGCTCGTTGCGGCCGGACGCATGATGGCCTCGGCGCGCAGCGCGCACGACGGGATGCTGATTGAACAGGCATGGGAGCAGGACCTGTTGACCGAGCGCCAGCACCTCGCGCAGCTGGGCGAAAAGTGGTGGCGCGTTTTCTCGGGCGCCTATCGACGTGCCCGTGCCCGCCTCCAGGGCCTGTGCAAAAAGCCGCTGCCCAAGGACAACGCATCGACGCTCGCGCTGGTAGACGGCATCCTCGGCTACCAGCTGAGCAGGCGCACTTACGACCAGCATCTCGCGCTCGGTGAAGCGCTTTTCGGCGCCCAATGGATGGGCGAACGTTCCGACTGGGACGTCCTCGGGCGGTCGAGCGAATGGGTCATCGGGCTCCACGACGATATGGGCAAAGGGCAGCTGCCTGCCGGCATCGTCGGCTTCCTCGCCGGCCACCCCGATGCCGGCAGTCTGGGCACTTCGATCGGAGCGATCCACGCCGCTGCCAGCGACTTGCGCGCACGGGTCACCACGATCATCGACCTTCTGGGTTTCGCCCGGAACCGGCCGGCGTCCACGCTCCTCGACTCCCCTTGTGCCGAGCTGCGCGAGCAGCTTTCGACGTGGCTCGAGGCGGTGCCGACGATCTACGAGACGATCCGCTTCAACGCCCTTCACGACGAACTCGCCGCGCTCGGATTGCCCGAGGTGGCGCAGGCGGCAGCGGACTGGGAGCGCGACGCGGACGACCTCGTTCATGCGTTCGACTACAGTTGGTACGCGGGGCTCGTCGCCCAGGCCTACGGCGCCTCGCCTGCGCTCGCCCGGTTCGACCGGATCAAGCAGGCGCACCTCATCGACCGCTTCCGCCACCTCGACCAGCTGTCCCTGGGCCACGCGCAGGCCGGCCTCGCCAAGCGGATATGGGAGATCCAGCCGCGTCTTTCCGATCCGGGAGAGATGGCCGTCGTGCGCAACGAGGCCAACAAGAAGCGGCGCCTCATGCCGATCCGCCAGCTCATGGAGCAGGCCGGCCGCGCGGTGCAGGCGATCAAGCCTGTCTTCATGATGAGCCCGATGTCCATCGCCAGCTTCCTGCCGCCCGGCAAGGTTGAGTTCGACGTCGTCATCTTCGACGAGGCCTCCCAGGTGAAGGCGGTCGATGCGTTCGGCGCGCTGCTGCGGGGTCGGCAGGCGATCGTCGTCGGCGACACGCGCCAGATGCCGCCCACCGATTTCTTCGGGCGCGACGTCGAAGTCGACGAAGAGGACAACGTGACCGCCGACATCGAAAGCGTGCTGTCGCTCTTTCGCGCGCGCGGCGCCCAGGAGCGCTATCTCAGCTGGCATTACCGCAGCCGCCACGAATCGCTGATTGCCGTATCCAATGTCGAGTTCTACGAGCGCAGGCTCACGATCTTCCCGTCGTCGGGCACGAATGCGCTGGCTACGGGTTTGGAGATGGTTTGTCTTCCGCATGCGCTGTACGACCGGGGGCGCACGCGCACCAATCGCGAGGAAGCCCGCGCGGTCGCACAGGCGGTGATGGACCATGCGACAACGCACCCGGGCCTGTCGCTGGGCGTCGTGGCATTCAGCGTCGCGCAGCGCGACCTGATTCAGGTGGAGCTGGAGTTGTTGCGACGCAAATCACCCGGGCCGGAGCGGTTCTTCACCGAGGCCCATCCGACCGAGCCGTTCTTTGTCAAGAACCTGGAAAACGTGCAGGGCGACGAGCGTGACCGCATCTTCATCAGCATCGGGTACGGGCGCAACGAATCCGGACGTATCGCGAAAGAGTTCGGTCCGCTGAACCGCGAAGGTGGCGAGCGGCGCCTCAACGTACTCATCAGCCGCGCGAAGATGGGCATGACCGTCTTCAGCAACTTCCGCGGCGAGGAACTCGACCTCGACGAGACTGCGAGTCACGGCGTGCGGGCGCTCAAGCACTTCCTCAAGTACGCCGAGACCCGCGTGCTGGACATCCCGCGGGAAACGGGGCGTACCCCCGACTCGCCGTTCGAGCTGGAGGTGATGAGCGCGCTGCAGGCGCGCGGCTACCGGATCGAACCCCAGGTCGGCACGGCCGGATATTTCATCGACATGGCGGTCAAGGACCCGGAGCTGCCGGGTCGTTACGTCCTCGCGATCGAATGCGACGGGGCGGCCTATCACAGCTCACGTTCGGCTCGCGACCGGGACCGCCTGCGCCAGGGCGTTCTGGAAGGCCTCGGCTGGATCTTCCACCGGATCTGGAGCACCGACTGGTTTCGTGACCCGGGGCGGGAACTCGACCGCGCAGTCGCCGCAATCGAAGCCGCGCGCGCACTGCGCAAGGCGGCCCGCCCTGTTCAACCCGCCATCAAGCCCGTGAACGCACCCCTTATAGAGCGTGCACAACCGGACGAGGAGACAACCTCACCCTCCGTGGCGACTTACCGCAAAGCCGTTCTGCCGCCCTGGAAAGGAGCCCAGGCGATCCACGAGGTCGCTGTCCCGCAACTGGCGGACCTCATACAGAAGGTTGCCGCGATCGAGGCGCCCGTCCATGAAGCCGAGGTAACCCGACGCCTCATGGAGGCCTTCGGCGTGAGCCGTGCCGGCAGTCGCATCACGCAGGCGGTTTCAAGGGCGGTCGAACACGGCGTGCGCTCCGGGCTGTTCAACTATGCGGGCGGATTCCTCCATACCCAGCCCCGCGGCGAGGTGCAAGCAAGAAGCCGCAGCACCCTCGCGCCGGCCGAGCGCAGGATCGAATGGGTCTCACCGGAGGAGCTGGACGTCGCGCTGCTACAGGCGATCCAGGCCGGTTTCTCGATGGATCGGGATGCGGCCATCACCAGCGCCCTCGAGGCCCTGGGCTTTGGGCGCGCCTCGGCCAACATTGCTGGCGCGTTGGGCGAACAGCTTGACACGCTCCTCGCGACCGGCCGTATCCGGCTCGTCGACGATCGATACGCAGTGGCCTGA
- a CDS encoding Lon protease family protein — protein MADFEPLPADRLRVVCAPDVFEFDSTAGLPDLPGGLGQARAEDALRFGLAMRQPGYHVFVLGESGTGRHVAVQRVLREFADQGEVPRDLCYLHNFDDPLRPRLLTLPAGRGAMLRADMQAFIRELRPAIDAALDSDTYSSRSESLQEAHKSREEAALRELGQACAAEGISLLRTPEGFVFAPIRDGETMSPEEFEVLQQPERDAIEAKVGAWSERLTDLLEQFPGWRKELYEAMKRAARDALAPAVSHLTRGLRERYADLEQVGSFLSAITAELLDSGDEWAGGEDEEDVSEDEARTRFHRYQINLLVDHSSTRGAPVVYEDNPGFVNLIGRIEHIAQMGTLVTHFNLIRAGALHRACGGYLVIDVERLLGQPFAWDGLKRVLRGREIRIEPPAEAQGWTSIVTLEPEPVPCDIKVVLIGDRELFFLLTEHDPDFPELFKVAADFDDDLPRTAENVMRYAHLLATLARTAGLLPLDRSGIAGMVEHGARVAEDGGRLTLQTRLLADVMREADYHARSAKLTIIGRAQVDLAVASRARRYARYSERVLEAMVEGTTLISTSGERCGQINGLVIVDMAGERFGHPVRITATARLGEGDVIDIEREIELGGAIHSKGVLILSAFLASRYARHQPLSLSASLVFEQSYVPVEGDSASLAELCALLSALAQVPIRQSFGVTGSVNQLGEVQVIGGVNEKIEGFFDLCAIRGLTGEQGVVIPSASVRHLMLRDDVVEAARNGRFHIYSVATVDEAMTVLTGLAAGTPDAKGVMPKESINRRVASALAAMTAAKHAFAEGPGHTHRHRRRSDH, from the coding sequence ATGGCCGATTTCGAGCCGCTGCCTGCGGACCGGCTGCGCGTGGTCTGTGCCCCGGACGTATTCGAATTCGATTCGACAGCCGGTCTCCCCGATCTGCCGGGAGGGCTGGGGCAGGCACGGGCCGAGGACGCGCTGCGTTTCGGTCTTGCGATGCGCCAGCCCGGGTACCATGTTTTCGTTCTCGGTGAATCCGGCACGGGTCGCCATGTCGCCGTGCAGCGGGTGTTGCGCGAATTCGCGGACCAGGGTGAAGTACCCCGGGACCTGTGCTATCTGCACAACTTCGACGATCCGCTGCGCCCGCGGCTGCTGACCCTGCCGGCGGGGCGAGGTGCGATGCTGCGTGCCGACATGCAGGCGTTCATCCGCGAATTGCGGCCGGCGATCGACGCCGCCCTCGACAGCGACACTTACAGCAGCCGCAGCGAATCCTTGCAGGAAGCGCACAAGTCGCGCGAGGAAGCTGCGCTGCGTGAGCTCGGGCAGGCGTGCGCGGCGGAAGGAATTTCACTGCTCCGCACGCCCGAAGGCTTTGTCTTTGCACCCATTCGCGACGGGGAGACGATGTCGCCGGAGGAGTTCGAGGTCTTGCAGCAGCCCGAGCGGGATGCGATCGAGGCCAAGGTCGGCGCCTGGAGCGAGCGGCTCACCGATTTACTTGAGCAATTTCCCGGCTGGCGCAAGGAACTGTACGAGGCAATGAAGCGGGCCGCGCGTGACGCGCTGGCGCCGGCTGTGTCGCACCTGACACGGGGCTTGCGCGAGCGCTACGCAGACCTGGAGCAGGTGGGGAGCTTCCTTTCGGCGATCACCGCCGAATTGCTCGACAGTGGTGACGAGTGGGCTGGCGGGGAAGATGAGGAAGACGTCTCCGAGGACGAGGCGCGGACGCGATTCCACCGTTACCAGATCAACCTCCTCGTCGATCACTCATCGACGCGCGGAGCGCCCGTCGTGTACGAGGACAATCCGGGTTTCGTCAACCTTATCGGCCGCATCGAGCACATCGCGCAGATGGGCACGCTGGTGACGCACTTCAACCTGATCCGTGCCGGGGCGCTGCACCGGGCCTGCGGTGGCTACCTGGTCATCGATGTCGAGCGCCTGCTCGGGCAACCATTTGCGTGGGATGGACTCAAGCGGGTGCTGCGGGGGCGCGAGATCCGCATCGAGCCCCCGGCCGAGGCGCAGGGCTGGACCAGCATCGTGACCCTCGAACCCGAGCCGGTGCCATGCGACATCAAGGTCGTGCTGATCGGCGATCGCGAGCTGTTCTTCCTGCTGACCGAGCACGATCCTGATTTTCCCGAGCTGTTCAAGGTGGCTGCCGATTTCGACGACGATCTGCCGCGAACGGCCGAGAACGTCATGCGTTACGCGCATCTTCTGGCGACGCTCGCACGCACGGCGGGCCTGCTGCCGCTCGACCGGAGCGGCATCGCCGGCATGGTCGAACACGGCGCCCGCGTTGCCGAAGACGGCGGGCGGCTGACGCTGCAGACTCGCCTGCTCGCCGATGTGATGCGCGAGGCCGATTACCATGCGCGCAGCGCGAAGCTGACGATCATCGGGCGTGCGCAGGTCGATCTCGCCGTGGCTTCGCGTGCACGGCGTTATGCGCGCTACTCCGAGCGGGTACTGGAAGCGATGGTCGAGGGGACGACGTTGATTTCGACGTCGGGCGAACGCTGTGGCCAGATCAATGGCCTGGTGATCGTCGACATGGCGGGAGAGCGCTTCGGCCACCCGGTGCGGATCACTGCGACGGCGCGGCTCGGTGAAGGCGACGTCATCGATATCGAACGCGAAATCGAGCTCGGCGGGGCGATCCACTCGAAAGGCGTGCTGATTCTCTCGGCTTTCCTGGCATCCCGCTATGCCCGCCATCAGCCGCTGTCGTTGTCGGCGAGTCTCGTGTTCGAGCAGTCGTACGTGCCCGTCGAAGGCGACTCCGCGTCGCTCGCGGAGCTGTGCGCCCTGCTGTCCGCGCTCGCGCAGGTGCCGATCCGCCAGTCGTTCGGCGTTACCGGATCGGTCAACCAGCTTGGCGAGGTCCAGGTGATCGGCGGCGTGAACGAAAAAATCGAAGGGTTCTTCGACCTCTGCGCGATACGCGGGCTGACCGGGGAGCAGGGCGTCGTGATCCCGTCGGCGAGCGTGCGGCACCTGATGCTGCGCGACGATGTCGTCGAGGCGGCGCGAAACGGACGGTTTCACATCTACAGCGTCGCAACGGTCGATGAAGCGATGACCGTGCTGACGGGGCTGGCCGCCGGCACGCCCGATGCGAAGGGCGTCATGCCGAAGGAGAGCATCAATCGCCGCGTCGCGTCGGCGCTCGCCGCAATGACGGCGGCGAAGCATGCGTTTGCCGAGGGGCCGGGACATACGCACCGCCACCGGAGGCGAAGCGATCATTGA
- the moaA gene encoding GTP 3',8-cyclase MoaA, whose amino-acid sequence MKIIPIQPGPSTALPAVPGTAYPTHGPLKDRRDRAVQDLRISVTDRCNFRCIYCMPRSVFGADYPFLPRKELLSFEEITRVARRFAARGVRKIRITGGEPLLRKHVENLIEMLAQIPDIELTLTTNGVLLPKMARTLKDAGLDRVTVSLDAIDDPTFRLMNDADFPVAAVLEGIAAAKDAGLGPIKVNMVVKRGVNDQGVIEMARHFRGSGHILRFIEFMDVGSSNGWKLDSVVPSREIIQRIDQVFPLEQVDPNYTGEVAERWRYRDGAGEIGVISSVTQAFCSTCSRIRLSTEGKLYTCLFAQTGHDLRDMLRAGVSDAEIDQTIAGVWHNREDRYSEIRTANTAGLRKIEMSYIGG is encoded by the coding sequence ATGAAAATCATCCCGATCCAGCCAGGCCCTTCGACCGCTTTACCGGCCGTCCCTGGCACCGCCTATCCGACGCACGGCCCGCTGAAGGATCGCCGGGACCGGGCAGTGCAGGACCTCAGGATTTCCGTCACCGACCGCTGCAATTTCCGCTGCATCTACTGCATGCCACGCTCGGTGTTCGGTGCCGACTACCCGTTCCTGCCGCGCAAGGAATTGCTGTCGTTCGAGGAAATCACCCGCGTCGCCCGCCGCTTTGCAGCACGCGGCGTACGCAAGATCCGCATCACCGGGGGCGAGCCGCTGCTGCGCAAGCATGTCGAGAATCTCATCGAAATGCTGGCGCAGATTCCCGACATCGAACTGACGCTCACGACCAACGGCGTGCTGCTGCCGAAGATGGCGCGGACCTTGAAGGACGCGGGCCTCGATCGCGTGACGGTCAGCCTCGACGCGATCGACGATCCGACCTTCCGGCTGATGAACGATGCCGATTTCCCGGTCGCGGCGGTGCTCGAAGGCATCGCCGCGGCGAAGGATGCGGGGCTCGGACCGATCAAGGTGAACATGGTCGTCAAGCGCGGCGTCAATGACCAGGGCGTCATCGAGATGGCGCGCCATTTCCGCGGCAGCGGCCACATCCTGCGCTTCATCGAATTCATGGACGTCGGCAGCTCGAACGGCTGGAAGCTGGATTCGGTCGTGCCGTCGCGTGAAATCATCCAACGCATCGACCAGGTCTTCCCGCTCGAACAGGTCGATCCGAACTACACCGGCGAAGTCGCCGAACGCTGGCGCTATCGCGATGGCGCCGGGGAGATCGGGGTCATCTCGTCGGTGACGCAGGCATTCTGCTCGACCTGCTCGCGCATCCGGCTGTCGACCGAAGGCAAACTCTACACCTGCCTGTTCGCACAGACCGGGCACGATCTGCGTGACATGTTGCGCGCGGGCGTCTCCGATGCCGAGATCGACCAGACGATCGCCGGCGTGTGGCACAACCGGGAAGACCGCTACTCGGAGATCCGCACCGCGAACACCGCCGGACTGCGCAAGATCGAGATGTCCTACATCGGCGGCTGA
- a CDS encoding DNA recombination protein RmuC: MPEYMLPGLVAGLIVIVVWLAWRMRRLEQDLPEVLVGEVGAALAGQHRAMLGDLHDGLARQADRLAEHARADRDLLQRGLAGASGQLAASIEAMTRSVDRRLETLSGHVNERLDEGFRKTNETFTNVMARLATIDEAQKKIDGLTTNVVSLQELLGDKRARGAFGEVQLEALVRNMLPPDSYEFQHTLPNNARVDCALRLPEPTGLVGVDSKFPLENYHRMVGQGVSDIDRKLAQTAFRADVRRHVDAIASKYIIPDVTSDGAVMFVPAEAVFAEIHAHHPEVVAYAQGRRVWIVSPTTLMAVLNTARAVLKDVETRKQVHVIKDALGKLAKDFARFDERMNALARHIEQASKDVQDVQVSSRKITAHFQKIESAQLDQGASDELVPVVVAPARRAEGGAG, from the coding sequence ATGCCTGAATACATGCTGCCCGGATTGGTGGCCGGACTGATCGTGATCGTCGTCTGGCTGGCGTGGCGCATGCGCCGGCTCGAACAGGATCTTCCCGAGGTGCTCGTCGGCGAAGTCGGCGCCGCGCTCGCCGGGCAGCACCGCGCGATGCTCGGCGACCTGCACGACGGCCTAGCGCGCCAGGCCGACCGGCTGGCGGAACATGCGCGCGCCGATCGCGACCTGCTGCAGCGCGGCTTGGCGGGCGCGTCGGGCCAGCTCGCTGCAAGCATCGAAGCGATGACGCGCAGCGTCGATCGTCGTCTCGAAACCCTGTCCGGCCACGTCAACGAGCGCCTCGACGAAGGCTTTCGCAAGACCAACGAGACGTTCACGAACGTCATGGCACGCCTCGCTACGATCGATGAGGCGCAGAAAAAGATCGACGGTCTGACAACGAACGTCGTCAGCCTGCAGGAACTGCTCGGCGACAAGCGCGCGCGCGGGGCGTTCGGCGAAGTCCAGCTCGAGGCGCTGGTGCGGAACATGCTGCCGCCCGATTCCTACGAATTCCAGCACACGCTGCCGAACAACGCGCGTGTCGATTGCGCGCTGCGCCTGCCCGAGCCGACCGGCCTGGTCGGCGTCGATTCGAAGTTTCCGCTCGAAAACTACCACCGTATGGTCGGCCAAGGCGTTTCCGACATCGACCGCAAGCTCGCGCAGACGGCGTTCCGCGCGGATGTCAGGCGGCATGTGGACGCGATCGCATCGAAATACATCATCCCCGACGTGACTTCCGACGGCGCGGTGATGTTCGTGCCTGCCGAGGCCGTGTTCGCGGAGATCCATGCCCATCATCCGGAGGTCGTCGCCTATGCGCAGGGGCGCCGGGTATGGATCGTGTCGCCGACGACGCTGATGGCGGTGCTGAACACCGCGCGCGCAGTATTGAAGGACGTCGAAACGCGCAAGCAGGTGCACGTCATCAAGGATGCGCTCGGCAAGCTCGCGAAGGACTTTGCGCGCTTCGACGAACGCATGAACGCGCTCGCACGCCACATCGAGCAGGCGAGCAAGGATGTTCAGGACGTGCAGGTCAGCTCGCGCAAGATCACTGCGCATTTCCAGAAGATCGAATCGGCGCAGCTCGACCAGGGTGCCAGTGACGAACTGGTCCCGGTGGTGGTGGCGCCCGCGAGGCGGGCGGAAGGCGGCGCGGGCTGA